The Dreissena polymorpha isolate Duluth1 chromosome 2, UMN_Dpol_1.0, whole genome shotgun sequence nucleotide sequence aaaaaaaaatgttttaattggatcatactctgtgaaaagggggtttaatgcatgtacgtaatgtgtcgtcccagattagcctgtgtagtccgcacaggctaatcgaggacTTTACTCTCCGCGTATATGATATCTGTATTATAAAGAAAGTCTCGGTAAGAAGAAAGCGGTAAGAGTCGTACCTGATTAGTCTCTGttgaatgcacatgctaatctgggaaccggattattaaacccccttttcacatagcacggctcaaTTGAATTGTTCTCAGATGCGGGTATGGAGATGTCCGGTGTGATCAGAAGTTGTGGAGTCCTTATGAGTGGTGACACCCTGAAATGCACACCGATTATTGACCTCGTACAGGCCGAACAGAAAGCGAACTTCCTCTCCCAGCTATCACTGTTATCTGCCCAATATAAGAAAGTCACATACAATGGGCACCATTGTCAGTCGGTTGACGGCTCCACATGGCCCACCATCACGGACTCATTTACCATGGCTCCTGTACCCACGGTATCAAGAGATACTGTAAGCAACACGCAGGATTCTACTAAACACACCTTTGACAAGGGTAATTCTGGAAACAGTTTGGGCTTAGCTAGTAATCGTTTTCGATACAATTTTACCGCAATACCGATTTTGCTGAAGCATAAAGTGTCATTTAAGTATACACTTTAATGTACTGCCTTTTGTATAATAACTGGATTTATCTTGATAGCGAAACAGATGCAGGGTGTTTGGGTCGATTGtcattgatataaatgtatttcaaaactACGACAGtctttatttttaacatttgacattaTGATTCGGTACAAACTCGAATTCGCCGATCggtataaaaattaaataaacaaattaaaggggccttttcacagattttggcatattttgaagtttgtcattaaatgctttttattgaaaaatgtaaacattggatcttaaaagttccagtaaaaaatcgagaataacatttaaaaaaggaaaaaaagtagccggtaccagggctcgaaccagtgacccccggagtcctggaattagtctgaagtaaaaacgcattagccctctcggatattccgccgggtatacacagtttaagtattttataccttatataagcaatcttcgtagtttcgtaaatttgaacgacaacaacagaactctccaaattattcaatcgtttcgcgttgcaacgctttatattttttaggttttcaaatcgtcaaaagatacatatagtGGCTAttttggactatggtaaatgttcagtaatagtgtttcctcacaaatatcataactaaaacgaaaatttgcgaatctgaaacaacttttttcaattttgtcaatttaccaaaccgtgaaaatatccctttaaagGTGTGACGAATAATACTGGTTTAAAAGTAAATTACGTTCAACTGTATAGTGTGAATCAAAAAGCAGAGTTGATTTGAACGGAAGCGGGCTCCGATAAAGACAGATTTAAGTTCACTTACATAGTCGTTCAGCATACATTTAAATGGTTCCGCTCCAAATTCTTAAGATCTCATGATCCACTCCGAATAATCTCAACTTAGCGATATGTGTTACATCATTAAAGCCCATTGGTCAGGCAAACACGTATTGTTTCGCACGTATAGTATCTAataattacatttacatttaaacattgcATGATAGTTACGATTGGCGTCATTATTTCAGAATGTCCACAGTGCATGTATGCTGGAGTGAAGCCGATCAACATGCATGCGATTCACGCTGACGTCGTCAACGAAATATTGGGACCTTTGTTGGGTCAGAACAACAACACAGCCTGCCTGGGTAACACAGCCGCTTCTGACATATGCCGCAGTACCCCCGTGATTGGCACCAGTGTCTGCGACAGCTTCAATTTTAAACTAACCGCAAGTGGGATGACCGCCGCCAATCTTCCTggtaaatcaatatatttatgaaGGATTATTATGTCCGATATATTTTATTGCGATTATATTGTGTATTTCATTTATGTAACATACACTTTTATTAGCGTTGTGTTTTCATGAATAATAAAAACCCTTCATTGCATTAATTGGAAGTATTCTCTTTGGAAAGAATCAGGGAATATATCAGTCTTGACGTCAAACTGATCACGCCATTAATAGTTATGAGTCCGTAATTTTTTCCTTTACCGTACATAATTTGAAAACCAAAAATTTCGTCACTTACATATCATATGATATAAAGTATATTGTATTAGATCTGTTTCATTGGATATATTTGGatatatacaaaattatattatTGATGTGCCGTTCTTGattatttgaagaaaacaattaTGCAATATCAAATATGGCATTtgtaaaaaaacgtttttaatctTAAATGCTAAACAACTTGACCCTTTAGCGTTGTTAGATATTCATAGTACGTTGTTATCACATAATAGTATAACCCAcagtaaaacaataatgtttaacTTGGgtcgtactctgtgaaaagggggcctaatgcatatgcgtaaagtgtcgtcccagattagcctgtgcagtccgcacatgctaatccgggacgacactttccgcttttatgatatgtttattataaagaaagtctcttcttagcaaaatccagtttaggcggaaagaatcgtacctgattagcctgtgtgaaatgcacaggctaacctgagaTCCAGATTAGTaatcccccttttcacagagcacgtctcaATTGAATTGTTCTCAGATGCGGGTATCGAGGTGTCCGTTGTGATCAGAAGATGTGGGGTTCTTATGAGTGGTGACACCCCGAAATGCACACCGATTCTTGACCTCGTACAAGCCGAACAGAAAGCTATCACTGTTGTCTGCTCAATATAAGACAGTCACATACAATGGGCACCATTGTCAGTCGGTTGACGGCTCCACATGGCCTATCATCACGGACTCATCTACCATGGCTCCTGTACCCACGGTATCTAAAGTTTCTGTTAGCAACACGCAGGATTCTGACAAATACACCTTTGACAAAAGTAATTCTGGAAACCGTTTGGGCTTAGCTAGGAATCTCATTATGATGGGTTTGGTGATTCTTCGATTTTATGAGTAAAAAAAGTACAAATCTGCATATTACAGAAGCGGCAAATAGGTCGAATACCGTTGACTGTTTGTTGTATAACTCTGTAAGACTATAATCTAGAACTGCGTTGTTTTTTATCATCCAATTCGGGACATAAACAATACCGCTAATTAAATAATTCAACCGATGCGGGAAACACGTAACtgttaaaaaagaaaatgctCTATGGAGATCTATTTATATAGTGTATTATATGTCAAAAGTCATGCCAATAGATTTTATTATTAGCAATACCATGTTGAACGCATTGAGGGTGAATAAATATGAACTAAACTGTTTTTTATTCGTTTTCGGTAATCAATTACATGTGAACGTTACTTGTTCtgtttcttcttttttaatttgcCCAAGCCCAAAGTGTAAATGTTAAGCTATTGCGAtcataagtagtagtagcagtagtagaagcagcagcagcaacagcagcagcagcagcagtagtagtagtagtagtagcagtagcagtagtagaagaagtaacaGTACCACCACCGCAAACAGCACCACCACAATCAGCACCAGCACTACCAGCACCTGCAACAGCACCTCCAGCACAACCAGCACCACCACCATTATTAgcaccaccaccaaaaccaccaGAAATaccagcagcagcaccaccaccaccagcaccaccgcAAGCACCACCACCGGCACAACCACCAGCAGAACCATCACTATCACCAGTACCACCACCAGCACGACGACAAGCACCGCaagcaccaccaccagcaccaacGCCAGAACCTCCAACAGCACCACCACCAGAAGCATCTGCTTCGTCagcaccatcactaccaccactaccataATCACTACGACCACCAGCATTACCACCAGCTCCGCTATCAGAACCACCAGCAACACCAGCAGCATTACCACCACCAGCAACAACACCACCAGCAGCTCAAACACCAGCACAACCAGTACCATCACgagcaccaccaccagcaccaccacaagcaccaccaccacaagcaccaccaccaccagaacCACCACCAGTCCCAACACcaacaccagcaccaccagcagcaacatcaacaaaatcaaaaatatcAGCACCATCAGCACCATCAATACCATCATCACCATCGGCACCATCAGCACCACCACTACCACTTCCATATGCACCACGACCagaaccaccaccaccacgactgccacaagcaccaccaccagcaccaccagcactACCACAAGCACAAACACCACTACAAAAAGCACCACCAACTGTATCTCCTCAGCACTGCCACCACCAGCACCAGCACCATGACAAGCAccagcaccatcatcatcaacatcaccaaCAGCACCAGAACAACAACCAGTACAACAATCAGCCCCACTACCACAAGAACCAATACCAGCAcaaccaccagcaccaccaccagaaCCACCAACAGCACCACCACCTACACCACCACCagcacaaccaccaccaccatcatccaCACCAGCAACACCACCAGTCCAAACACCATCAGCACCaccaaaaccaccaccaccaacaccaccaacagCGAAAAACCGACGccagcaccaccaccagcacAACAACCAGCACTACCACCACAAGCACCATCAGCACCAACACCAGATAAACCACCAGCAACACCATCAGCACCACaaccagcaccaccagcaccaccaccaacaccaccaccaacatcaccaCCACAAAAACCATCGACACCACCTccgccatcaccatcaccaccaccaaaaccaccTGCACCACCACCAACGCCACCATTACCACCAGCTACACCATCGTCAGCACCACAAGCACCATCATCGGCATCACCAGCAGCACCATCAGAACCACCACTTAAGGCAGCAGCTCAATAATACCCTCCACCACCAGCACATCAAATACCACCACCAAAAGCACCAACacaaccaccaccagcac carries:
- the LOC127869731 gene encoding uncharacterized protein LOC127869731 is translated as MVLVVLVFELLVVLLLVVVMLLVLLVVLIAELVVMLVVVVIMVVVVVMVLTKQMLLVVVLLEVLALVLVVVLAVLVVVLVVVLVIVMVLLVVVPVVVLAVVLVVVVLLLVFLVVLVVVLIMVVVLVVLEVLLQVLVVLVLIVVVLFAVVVYLSESCVLLTETLDTVGTGAMVDESVMIGHVEPSTD
- the LOC127869732 gene encoding uncharacterized protein LOC127869732, translating into MTSTSTIIINITNSTRTTTSTTISPTTTRTNTSTTTSTTTRTTNSTTTYTTTSTTTTTIIHTSNTTSPNTISTTKTTTTNTTNSEKPTPAPPPAQQPALPPQAPSAPTPDKPPATPSAPQPAPPAPPPTPPPTSPPQKPSTPPPPSPSPPPKPPAPPPTPPLPPATPSSAPQAPSSASPAAPSEPPLKAAAQ
- the LOC127866994 gene encoding uncharacterized protein LOC127866994; the encoded protein is MHLGMKLINMPAMAADSVNQILGPILGQYNNTACVGNTAASKMCHITAIIGTSVCDSSNLKIIAIGMTAANLPDAGMEMSGVIRSCGVLMSGDTLKCTPIIDLVQAEQKANFLSQLSLLSAQYKKVTYNGHHCQSVDGSTWPTITDSFTMAPVPTVSRDTVSNTQDSTKHTFDKECPQCMYAGVKPINMHAIHADVVNEILGPLLGQNNNTACLGNTAASDICRSTPVIGTSVCDSFNFKLTASGMTAANLPDAGIEVSVVIRRCGVLMSGDTPKCTPILDLVQAEQKAITVVCSI